A portion of the Armatimonadota bacterium genome contains these proteins:
- a CDS encoding DUF3887 domain-containing protein has translation MRFILPVCLAAAMLAPAASLAAPRAAAKPLPPVVKRAVNAVTAGDPKPLKNDLTPEMAAALTRDVLQATKSQYITPLGPLVSVKIVTTTKNQGFNVTIFQMHFRKGGMTGQMAQDAKSKVAGLYVRPATK, from the coding sequence ATGAGATTCATTCTGCCCGTCTGCCTGGCGGCCGCGATGCTTGCGCCCGCCGCCTCACTGGCCGCGCCGCGGGCCGCGGCGAAGCCGTTGCCGCCTGTAGTGAAGCGCGCCGTCAACGCTGTTACGGCCGGCGATCCGAAGCCGTTGAAGAACGACCTGACGCCGGAAATGGCCGCCGCGCTCACGCGCGACGTTCTTCAGGCCACAAAGAGCCAGTACATCACGCCCCTCGGCCCCCTCGTATCGGTTAAGATCGTGACCACCACGAAAAACCAGGGTTTCAATGTCACCATCTTCCAGATGCACTTCCGGAAGGGCGGCATGACAGGCCAGATGGCGCAGGACGCCAAAAGCAAGGTGGCGGGCCTCTACGTTCGGCCCGCCACCAAGTAG
- a CDS encoding PKD domain-containing protein: MQYTALLARALAVAVVIAVPAGAVVIDFEDLGTGPTSVQVTNQYASLGVIFSNATDINFDTGQIQIPGFAHSGIRAVEPCFAAEFCNSPMSISFTAGQARVKAWVGLDFSSTQSTTIEMAGYDAGGSKVTSTTVTFPAKTSPTLIRTPMEIGRFAADIWRVDIGVAPVGIGYNNGIGIDDIEFDTIGPPPPCPAVNPPSVGIVQPASGLVTRCNRFLFQDNVITGDPFARRTIMVHGPSMGQLTQWTTPVSSGVSAVTWLYGSLFPGLNTVTDRIEDCKGFAEKSATVEYDPIPDGTRIVVDGFEPTQAVQTVPNTVPLIVDKRTVVRVYLHLEGPLTTLPGLSGSLSAYLPSSFGDFYLGAGIPPYSVQSLNTVTATQSTDLQAARKSINASLNFEVPASWTENPKVHFQLSGIWVDGCDTRLEVDGGNNTLAYGNYLYNTFTPAPPVRVRLFAVPYQTTSGGTVFTPRDLDFNFLESWLRRAYPTAEVISSRSTLSTRTGTPDGSFSADDINSQLQDTRSMEVSSGSVDDRTHYYGMVADGGGFMRGKADDIPGWVASGPTGNRYFGWDTDGTYGDWYGGHELGHTFGRFHAEYCGAQACFTFIWTFCPGGYVPYPFFSGLLASDWTYGNYGFDVGDPGLKLPRAVYRPDVYHDVMTYCDYEWVSDFTYEGIMSRLQAENPSGLRTRRAPIADALMVSAKMNLTQETAQLRPFWRMPNLEPTPRPATSHYSVHLKDIADADLAVYLFSPKVDSEAVAGEDLKASLSEVVPWVSGTHRIVVMRDGVEIASRTVSANTPIVHVLSPNGGENLSGATAVVTWQASDADNQPLTYALQYSKDGGLSWQVVDSGIQTTSYTVNLDEIPGSAKALFRVYATDGVNTGVDSSDAVFTVRTKPPKALIISPGNNNAFTTADTITFTGSASDIEDGSLSGAALQWTSNLQGVLGSGTSISDSLKPGTHVITLTATDSGGASGVASINLVVSAAAPMPEPGPDRYAIVGSNVALDGSASTGVPALTYAWTMVSMPDGSTSVIANPGTASPSFTPDRPGAYVVQLTITDGTGTIAAAQVTIHATDSVSALRIAGGLATSTPADMAAMDVESGGISAGHIDIVDAVRLLKRALLDTGGGGAVTVTIANQLSSVPLVGRGYGVLIDDPRLNGSPDRRVLACHQFIGAYNTHPLAVEYLPAVQKWAAFNEDHHSTISSETAILPLGEKINYAFGPTVGAVTRSSAGGPFPWGVYLDDPRINYSPNAIVLSMHDRISSAGQTLGVWYSGSKWVAINEAGATIPGTERYFWVDAAASGGRIVMSPSTAYSNYGVYLDDARINGNSGAIVLAQHSGSGSYNTSPVAVWYDGARWVAYNDDVTPLETGEAINYYIVTP; encoded by the coding sequence ATGCAGTATACAGCCCTTCTAGCCCGCGCACTTGCCGTGGCCGTGGTGATCGCGGTTCCGGCCGGCGCGGTTGTGATCGATTTCGAGGACCTCGGCACCGGCCCCACGTCGGTGCAGGTCACCAACCAGTACGCATCGTTAGGCGTTATTTTCAGCAACGCCACGGATATCAATTTCGATACGGGCCAGATCCAGATCCCCGGGTTTGCGCATTCCGGGATCAGGGCGGTGGAACCGTGCTTTGCGGCGGAGTTTTGCAACAGTCCCATGTCGATCAGTTTTACGGCCGGACAGGCGCGCGTGAAGGCGTGGGTGGGGCTGGATTTCAGCTCGACCCAATCGACGACAATCGAAATGGCCGGTTACGACGCAGGCGGTTCGAAGGTCACGTCCACCACCGTTACTTTCCCGGCGAAGACCAGCCCGACGCTGATCCGGACCCCGATGGAGATCGGGCGGTTCGCCGCGGACATATGGCGGGTGGACATCGGGGTGGCGCCCGTTGGGATCGGGTACAACAACGGCATCGGCATCGACGACATCGAGTTCGACACCATCGGCCCGCCGCCGCCGTGTCCCGCCGTGAATCCCCCCTCAGTGGGCATCGTCCAGCCGGCAAGCGGCCTTGTGACGCGCTGTAACCGGTTCCTCTTTCAGGACAACGTCATCACCGGGGATCCGTTCGCGAGGCGCACGATCATGGTGCATGGCCCCTCCATGGGCCAGCTCACGCAATGGACAACTCCGGTTTCCTCCGGGGTCAGCGCCGTGACATGGCTGTACGGCTCGCTCTTCCCGGGACTGAACACAGTGACCGATCGGATCGAGGACTGCAAGGGTTTCGCGGAGAAGTCGGCCACCGTGGAATACGACCCCATCCCCGATGGCACGCGCATCGTTGTTGACGGATTCGAGCCGACGCAGGCGGTACAGACGGTGCCGAACACGGTTCCGCTGATCGTGGACAAGCGTACCGTGGTGCGCGTTTACCTCCACCTGGAGGGGCCGCTCACCACGCTTCCCGGGCTATCGGGGTCGCTCTCCGCGTACCTGCCGAGTTCGTTCGGGGATTTCTACCTCGGAGCGGGGATACCGCCCTACAGCGTTCAATCGCTCAACACGGTGACCGCCACGCAGTCGACGGACCTGCAGGCGGCGAGGAAGAGCATCAACGCGTCGCTCAATTTCGAGGTGCCGGCGAGTTGGACGGAGAACCCGAAAGTCCATTTCCAGCTCAGCGGGATATGGGTTGACGGCTGTGACACGCGCCTCGAGGTTGACGGGGGGAACAACACGCTGGCATACGGGAATTATCTGTACAATACATTTACTCCAGCGCCTCCCGTGCGGGTCCGCCTCTTTGCGGTTCCCTACCAGACCACCAGCGGTGGCACAGTGTTCACGCCGCGCGACCTGGACTTCAATTTCCTGGAATCGTGGCTGCGGCGCGCCTACCCGACCGCCGAGGTCATCAGCAGCAGATCGACGCTTTCCACGCGGACGGGCACCCCGGATGGGTCCTTCAGCGCCGACGACATCAATTCACAGCTGCAGGACACGCGGAGCATGGAGGTCTCCAGCGGCAGCGTGGATGACAGGACGCACTACTACGGGATGGTCGCGGACGGCGGCGGATTCATGCGCGGCAAGGCGGACGACATCCCCGGTTGGGTGGCATCCGGTCCGACCGGCAATCGTTATTTCGGGTGGGACACGGACGGCACGTATGGCGACTGGTACGGGGGGCACGAACTGGGGCATACGTTCGGCCGATTCCACGCCGAGTATTGCGGTGCGCAGGCCTGTTTCACCTTCATCTGGACGTTCTGCCCGGGCGGGTACGTCCCGTACCCGTTCTTCAGCGGCCTGCTGGCCAGTGACTGGACGTATGGCAACTACGGTTTCGACGTAGGGGATCCGGGCCTCAAGCTGCCCCGCGCGGTGTACCGCCCCGATGTGTACCACGACGTGATGACGTACTGCGATTACGAGTGGGTTTCCGATTTCACCTACGAAGGGATAATGAGCCGGCTCCAGGCTGAGAATCCCAGCGGATTGCGGACCAGGCGGGCCCCGATCGCCGACGCCCTGATGGTGAGCGCCAAGATGAACCTGACGCAGGAGACGGCGCAACTGCGGCCGTTCTGGCGCATGCCCAACCTGGAGCCCACGCCGCGACCGGCGACGAGCCACTACAGCGTCCACCTGAAAGACATCGCCGATGCCGACCTGGCGGTTTATCTCTTCTCTCCAAAGGTGGATTCGGAGGCCGTTGCGGGCGAGGATCTGAAGGCGTCGCTTTCGGAGGTCGTTCCGTGGGTATCGGGAACGCACCGCATCGTGGTGATGCGGGACGGCGTTGAAATCGCATCGCGAACCGTGAGCGCCAATACTCCAATCGTACACGTCCTCAGCCCGAACGGCGGGGAGAACCTGAGCGGCGCGACGGCCGTCGTCACTTGGCAGGCTTCGGATGCGGATAATCAGCCGCTGACCTATGCGCTGCAATACAGCAAAGACGGCGGACTGTCGTGGCAGGTGGTTGACAGCGGTATCCAGACCACTTCTTACACGGTCAATCTCGACGAAATCCCCGGCAGCGCGAAGGCGTTGTTCCGGGTGTATGCGACCGACGGTGTGAATACCGGCGTTGACTCATCGGACGCCGTGTTCACTGTGCGGACGAAGCCGCCGAAGGCGCTTATCATCTCCCCCGGCAATAATAACGCGTTCACGACCGCGGATACCATTACGTTCACCGGCAGCGCTTCGGACATCGAGGATGGCAGCTTATCCGGCGCCGCGCTGCAGTGGACATCGAACCTGCAAGGCGTGCTGGGGTCGGGCACTTCCATTTCGGACAGCCTGAAGCCCGGAACGCACGTCATCACGTTGACGGCGACCGACTCCGGAGGCGCGAGCGGCGTGGCGAGCATCAACCTGGTGGTTTCCGCAGCCGCGCCGATGCCCGAGCCCGGCCCCGACCGCTACGCCATCGTCGGAAGCAACGTTGCTCTTGACGGCAGCGCTTCAACCGGCGTTCCGGCGCTGACATACGCGTGGACGATGGTCTCCATGCCGGATGGCAGCACATCCGTGATCGCAAATCCGGGCACCGCGAGCCCGTCGTTCACGCCGGACAGGCCCGGAGCCTACGTGGTCCAACTGACGATCACCGACGGCACCGGCACCATTGCGGCCGCGCAGGTCACCATCCACGCCACGGATTCCGTCAGCGCCCTGCGCATCGCCGGAGGCCTCGCGACCTCTACGCCGGCGGATATGGCCGCGATGGACGTGGAGAGCGGCGGAATATCCGCGGGACACATCGACATCGTGGACGCGGTCCGCCTGCTCAAGCGCGCATTGCTCGACACCGGCGGCGGAGGCGCCGTGACGGTGACCATCGCAAATCAACTCAGTTCGGTCCCGCTCGTCGGCCGCGGCTACGGGGTCCTGATCGACGACCCACGCCTGAACGGTTCACCCGATCGCCGTGTCCTGGCCTGCCACCAGTTCATCGGGGCTTACAACACGCATCCCCTGGCCGTTGAGTACCTTCCGGCGGTTCAGAAATGGGCCGCCTTCAATGAAGATCACCATTCCACAATCTCCAGCGAAACCGCCATCCTGCCGCTGGGGGAAAAGATCAATTATGCGTTCGGGCCAACCGTTGGCGCCGTGACGCGTTCCTCGGCAGGCGGACCGTTCCCGTGGGGCGTCTACCTGGACGATCCGCGGATCAATTACAGCCCGAACGCCATCGTGCTCTCGATGCATGACCGCATATCGAGCGCCGGTCAAACGCTGGGAGTTTGGTACAGCGGATCGAAGTGGGTGGCAATCAACGAGGCGGGAGCGACAATACCGGGCACCGAACGCTACTTCTGGGTTGACGCCGCCGCTTCGGGAGGACGGATTGTCATGTCTCCCAGCACGGCCTATTCCAATTACGGTGTCTATCTCGACGACGCACGCATCAATGGTAACTCCGGCGCCATCGTACTGGCGCAGCACTCCGGATCCGGCTCGTACAATACGTCTCCCGTGGCCGTGTGGTACGACGGAGCAAGGTGGGTTGCCTACAACGACGATGTTACCCCGCTCGAAACCGGCGAAGCCATCAACTACTACATCGTGACGCCGTGA